A single genomic interval of Spirochaetaceae bacterium harbors:
- the secY gene encoding preprotein translocase subunit SecY — MASNPIVDIFRIKDLRDRILFTVAMLLVFRLGAVLPIPGVNVTALNAFFTAQQSSGTVGITDYFDFFSGGAFTNFSIFMLGIVPYITTSIIMQLLLMVFPKLKKISEEEGGRKRIQRYTRYGTVLVCLVQSFTVTEFANSIPDAITMARVPYTIIAMLTVTAGTVFLMWVGEQITQRGIGNGISLLIFAGIVARIPNAIWIIITQIQRQDLNPVYAIVVFGVFVGVIALIVYEQQGQRRIPVNYAKRVVGRRVYGAQNAYLPFKINPSGVIPVIFASSVLIFPLQIAQNLGSSQPWLSRFASWLRPDGLPHVIVYAVLIVFFAYFYTQVTLNPVEIARQIRENGGSIRGISSDNMRAYLTRILNRIILPGALFLAFIAIIPSIIQALFSFPSSVAFLMGGTSLLIMVGVDLDTMSQIEGHLRMHHHEGLTKKGRIRSRNL; from the coding sequence GTGGCATCGAATCCTATCGTCGACATCTTCCGGATCAAGGACCTGCGCGACCGAATCCTGTTCACCGTGGCGATGCTGCTGGTGTTCCGGCTCGGCGCGGTGCTGCCCATCCCGGGCGTCAACGTGACCGCGCTCAACGCCTTCTTTACCGCCCAGCAGAGTTCGGGGACGGTCGGCATCACCGACTACTTCGACTTCTTCTCGGGAGGCGCATTTACCAACTTCTCGATATTCATGCTCGGCATCGTGCCTTACATCACCACCTCGATCATCATGCAGCTCCTGCTGATGGTGTTTCCGAAGCTGAAGAAGATCTCCGAGGAGGAGGGCGGACGGAAGCGCATCCAGCGCTATACGCGCTACGGCACCGTTCTCGTGTGCCTGGTGCAGTCGTTCACCGTTACCGAGTTTGCCAACTCCATTCCGGACGCCATCACCATGGCGCGGGTGCCGTACACGATCATCGCCATGCTCACGGTGACGGCGGGGACGGTATTCCTGATGTGGGTGGGTGAGCAGATTACCCAGCGCGGCATCGGCAACGGCATTTCGCTGCTCATCTTCGCCGGCATCGTGGCGCGCATCCCGAATGCCATCTGGATCATCATCACGCAGATCCAGCGGCAGGACCTCAATCCGGTATACGCGATCGTGGTGTTCGGCGTGTTCGTCGGCGTGATCGCACTGATCGTCTATGAGCAGCAAGGGCAGCGGCGCATTCCGGTCAATTACGCCAAGCGGGTGGTCGGACGGCGCGTGTACGGTGCGCAGAACGCGTACCTGCCGTTCAAGATCAACCCGTCCGGTGTCATTCCGGTGATTTTCGCCTCCTCGGTGCTGATCTTCCCGCTGCAGATTGCGCAGAATCTCGGCAGCAGTCAGCCATGGCTGTCCCGGTTCGCCTCCTGGCTGCGCCCGGACGGGCTGCCCCATGTCATCGTGTATGCGGTGCTGATCGTGTTCTTCGCCTACTTCTATACCCAGGTCACGCTCAACCCGGTCGAGATTGCCCGCCAGATTCGGGAGAACGGCGGTTCCATCCGCGGCATCAGCTCCGACAACATGCGCGCCTATTTGACGCGGATACTGAATCGCATCATCTTACCGGGAGCGTTGTTCCTGGCGTTCATCGCGATCATTCCCTCGATCATCCAGGCGCTGTTCTCGTTCCCGTCGTCGGTGGCCTTCCTCATGGGCGGTACTTCGCTGCTCATCATGGTGGGCGTCGACCTCGACACCATGAGTCAGATCGAAGGGCACCTGCGGATGCACCACCACGAGGGGCTGACCAAGAAGGGCCGCATCCGGTCGCGGAACCTGTGA
- the rpmJ gene encoding 50S ribosomal protein L36, which yields MKVRVSVKKMCNRCKVIRRRGVVRVICTNPKHKQRQRG from the coding sequence ATGAAGGTACGCGTGAGCGTGAAGAAAATGTGCAACCGGTGCAAAGTGATCCGGCGGCGCGGGGTGGTGCGCGTAATCTGCACCAACCCCAAGCACAAACAGCGGCAACGCGGCTGA
- the rpsM gene encoding 30S ribosomal protein S13, with protein sequence MARIAGIDLPNKHVDIALTYIFGIGRSAATAICATVGIDPGTRMNDLTADEITRLRQVIENDYQVEGRLRTEVSMNIKRLMDIGCYRGIRHRRGLPVRGQRTRTNARIRKGKRKTVAGKRKAPAAK encoded by the coding sequence ATGGCACGTATAGCGGGAATCGACCTGCCCAACAAACACGTGGATATCGCGCTGACCTACATCTTCGGGATCGGGCGTTCGGCGGCCACCGCGATCTGCGCCACGGTGGGCATCGATCCGGGCACGCGCATGAACGACCTGACCGCGGACGAGATTACCCGGCTGCGGCAGGTGATCGAGAACGACTACCAGGTGGAGGGCCGGCTGCGCACCGAGGTGTCGATGAACATCAAGCGCTTGATGGACATCGGCTGCTACCGCGGCATTCGCCATCGCCGCGGCCTGCCGGTGCGCGGCCAGCGGACACGTACCAACGCAAGGATCCGAAAGGGCAAGCGGAAGACGGTCGCCGGCAAGCGCAAGGCGCCGGCCGCGAAGTAA
- the rpsK gene encoding 30S ribosomal protein S11 produces the protein MAKRSTRRQVSRGNVYIQATFNNTIITITDLTGDAVSWASAGSLGFRGAKKSTPFAAQTTAETAARKAMEYGLQEVSVYVKGPGGGGESAIRSLGALGLRVRAIRNVTPIPHNGCRPQKKRRV, from the coding sequence GTGGCAAAACGATCAACAAGAAGACAGGTCAGCAGGGGCAACGTCTATATCCAGGCGACCTTCAACAACACCATCATCACGATAACCGACCTGACCGGCGATGCCGTGTCGTGGGCGTCGGCGGGTTCTCTGGGCTTTCGCGGGGCAAAGAAGTCGACGCCCTTTGCCGCGCAGACCACCGCGGAGACGGCGGCGCGAAAAGCGATGGAGTACGGTCTGCAGGAAGTGAGTGTGTACGTGAAGGGTCCCGGCGGCGGCGGCGAGTCCGCCATCCGCTCGCTCGGCGCCCTCGGACTGCGGGTTCGGGCGATACGCAACGTCACCCCGATTCCCCATAACGGTTGCCGTCCGCAGAAGAAGCGGCGCGTGTGA
- the rpsD gene encoding 30S ribosomal protein S4, with product MGRYLGPACRLCRAEGVKLFLKGDRCHGPKCQITKRKGKPGKAPRARMQKVSDFGVQMREKQKVKRMYGMFERQFRGFFQKASRERGVTGENLIRLLEKRLDNIVYRLHFAASRKQARQLVSHGHILVNGKRVTIPSYLVRENDTISVHERAKRMTVIKDGLKEYSRAGVVPWLEVDPDALTGLVRGIPQRGDIADLAGVNEQLIVELYSK from the coding sequence ATGGGTAGGTACCTGGGACCGGCCTGCCGGTTGTGCCGCGCCGAGGGCGTCAAGTTGTTTCTCAAGGGAGATCGGTGTCACGGCCCCAAGTGCCAGATCACCAAGCGCAAGGGCAAGCCCGGCAAGGCTCCGCGTGCGCGCATGCAGAAGGTATCCGACTTCGGCGTACAGATGCGCGAGAAGCAAAAGGTGAAGCGGATGTACGGGATGTTCGAGCGGCAGTTCCGCGGCTTTTTCCAGAAGGCCTCTCGCGAGCGCGGGGTGACCGGCGAGAATCTGATCCGGCTGCTGGAGAAGCGGCTCGACAACATCGTCTACCGGCTGCACTTTGCAGCGTCCCGCAAGCAGGCCCGGCAACTGGTGTCCCACGGACACATCCTCGTGAACGGCAAGCGGGTCACCATCCCCTCCTACCTGGTGCGGGAAAACGACACCATCTCGGTGCATGAGCGCGCCAAGCGAATGACGGTGATCAAGGATGGTCTCAAGGAGTATTCGCGCGCCGGAGTGGTGCCTTGGCTGGAGGTGGACCCAGACGCTCTGACCGGGTTGGTGCGGGGGATACCGCAGCGCGGCGACATCGCGGACCTCGCCGGGGTCAACGAGCAGCTCATTGTCGAGCTGTATTCGAAGTAG
- a CDS encoding DNA-directed RNA polymerase subunit alpha, with the protein MGRRSLLKGLKRPKGITFEHGEVGRNFGRFIAYPFERGYGVTVGNTLRRILLSSIQGYAVTAIHVTSYDADQKPHVLSSEFDSIPDMVEDTPDFINQLKHLKLSLADDLEEKTILMEVQGPGEITGVSLANDQQVRVLNPELKLATLMEGANLVIEVQIELGRGYVPAERQERYIQVVGTIAVDAMYSPILKARYSVENTRVGQRTDFDKLILEITTDGSVAPEDALAEAAKIAKDQFTIFINFDEDDGGDEDVYDERDELVRSLMETPVEELELSVRSSNCLRNANIRTIGDLVARTEEEIAKTRNFGKKSLDEIKSKLAERNLRLGIGNVDEFKTEFGGEGEGDPSAPEPAPGGAPESVAPESVAPDGATEMDAAPDEAAAAADSGTNEA; encoded by the coding sequence ATGGGACGACGGAGTCTGTTGAAAGGGCTCAAACGCCCAAAGGGCATCACGTTCGAGCACGGCGAGGTAGGCCGCAACTTCGGGCGCTTCATCGCGTACCCGTTCGAGCGCGGGTACGGGGTCACGGTCGGCAACACGTTGCGCCGGATTCTGCTGTCGTCGATTCAGGGCTACGCGGTTACCGCCATTCACGTGACCAGCTACGATGCGGACCAGAAGCCGCACGTCCTGTCGAGCGAGTTCGACTCGATTCCCGACATGGTCGAGGACACGCCCGACTTCATCAACCAGCTCAAGCATCTGAAGCTCTCCCTGGCCGACGACCTTGAAGAGAAGACCATACTCATGGAAGTTCAGGGGCCCGGCGAGATCACCGGCGTGAGCCTTGCCAACGACCAACAGGTAAGGGTACTCAACCCGGAACTGAAGCTGGCGACGCTGATGGAGGGCGCCAACCTCGTCATCGAGGTTCAGATCGAGCTCGGGCGCGGATACGTCCCCGCGGAGCGCCAGGAACGCTATATCCAGGTGGTTGGGACGATCGCGGTGGACGCCATGTATTCGCCGATCCTGAAGGCGAGGTATTCGGTGGAGAATACGCGAGTCGGCCAGCGGACCGATTTCGACAAGCTGATTCTGGAGATTACCACCGATGGATCGGTCGCGCCTGAGGATGCGCTTGCCGAGGCCGCCAAGATCGCGAAGGATCAATTCACCATCTTCATCAACTTCGACGAGGACGACGGTGGCGACGAGGACGTCTACGATGAGCGTGACGAACTGGTCCGCTCACTGATGGAGACGCCGGTGGAGGAACTCGAACTCTCGGTACGTTCCAGCAATTGCCTTCGGAACGCGAATATCCGCACCATCGGCGATCTGGTCGCCAGAACCGAAGAGGAGATCGCCAAGACACGGAACTTCGGCAAGAAGTCGCTCGACGAGATCAAGTCGAAGCTGGCGGAGCGCAACCTGCGCCTCGGCATCGGCAACGTCGACGAATTCAAGACCGAATTCGGCGGCGAGGGCGAGGGCGATCCGTCCGCGCCCGAGCCTGCGCCCGGCGGTGCGCCGGAAAGTGTTGCGCCGGAAAGTGTTGCGCCGGATGGTGCAACGGAGATGGACGCGGCGCCGGACGAAGCGGCGGCCGCTGCCGACAGCGGGACCAATGAAGCATAG
- the rny gene encoding ribonuclease Y — translation MPAQLPWIVLSLAAGIGLGWLVRWLYARLELASSEQKAQRIVRDARQDAEARKREAVLETKDELLRERNQLERETRARRNEVQRHEQRLLQKEENLEKRREAFDRQEKQLVARERAIVEREDDVSRASEQWIVELEQVAKLTADQARKRLVNSIEDDARHEAQALIHNIEAEAKQTAERKAREVVVNAMQRLASETTSEVSVTSVSLPNDDMKGRIIGREGRNIRTLENLTGVDIIIDDTPEAVVLSCFDPLRKETARLALERLITDGRIHPARIEEIVRKVHRDLEKTIEEDAERVLFDLEIPSMHRDLVMTLGRLKYRTSYGQNQLAHAKETAQLGAMIAAETGGNIQLSKRASLLHDIGKAIDSDENLGHAVTGMELARRCGEDEVVCNAIGAHHYDVEPSGVEAIIVQIADTISASRPGARRESLDNYLRRLENLERIATGYAGVDRAYAIQAGRELRVMVSTERVSDDGARELGRQVAKQIEAELKYPGRIKVTVIRETRVVEYAR, via the coding sequence ATGCCCGCCCAGTTGCCTTGGATTGTACTTTCTCTTGCCGCTGGGATTGGACTAGGTTGGCTTGTACGCTGGCTGTACGCCAGACTGGAGTTGGCGTCTTCGGAACAGAAGGCGCAAAGGATCGTTAGGGACGCGAGACAGGACGCTGAAGCACGGAAGCGTGAAGCGGTCCTGGAGACGAAAGATGAATTGTTACGAGAGCGTAACCAGTTGGAGCGGGAGACTCGGGCGCGAAGAAACGAAGTTCAGCGCCATGAGCAACGACTGCTCCAGAAGGAAGAGAACCTAGAGAAGCGGCGAGAGGCGTTTGATCGCCAGGAGAAGCAGTTGGTCGCCCGGGAACGGGCGATCGTAGAACGCGAGGACGACGTGTCGCGCGCGTCCGAGCAATGGATCGTGGAGTTGGAGCAGGTTGCCAAGCTCACCGCCGACCAAGCCAGGAAGCGGCTGGTAAACAGCATCGAGGACGACGCCCGCCACGAAGCGCAGGCGTTGATTCACAATATCGAAGCGGAGGCCAAGCAGACTGCCGAGCGCAAGGCGCGGGAAGTGGTGGTCAACGCGATGCAGCGCTTGGCGTCGGAGACCACGTCGGAGGTCAGCGTCACGTCGGTAAGCTTGCCCAACGACGACATGAAGGGTCGGATCATCGGGCGCGAAGGGCGCAATATCCGCACCCTTGAGAACCTGACGGGAGTCGACATCATCATCGACGACACCCCGGAGGCGGTGGTGCTCTCCTGTTTCGACCCGCTGCGCAAGGAGACGGCGCGTCTTGCGCTCGAACGGCTGATCACCGATGGCCGCATCCATCCCGCCCGCATCGAGGAGATTGTGCGCAAGGTGCATCGCGATCTGGAGAAGACGATCGAGGAGGACGCCGAGCGCGTGCTGTTCGACCTGGAGATACCGAGCATGCACCGCGACCTGGTGATGACGCTCGGACGCCTCAAGTACCGCACGAGTTACGGCCAGAACCAGCTCGCACACGCCAAGGAGACCGCTCAGCTCGGGGCGATGATCGCGGCCGAGACCGGCGGCAACATCCAGTTGAGCAAGCGTGCTTCGTTGCTGCACGACATCGGCAAGGCTATCGATTCGGACGAGAACCTGGGCCACGCCGTGACCGGCATGGAGTTGGCGCGCCGCTGCGGCGAGGACGAGGTGGTATGCAACGCCATCGGCGCACACCACTACGATGTCGAGCCGTCGGGGGTGGAGGCGATCATCGTCCAGATCGCGGACACCATCTCGGCATCGCGGCCGGGAGCGCGGCGCGAGTCCCTGGACAACTACCTGAGGAGGCTGGAGAACCTGGAGCGCATCGCCACCGGCTATGCCGGCGTCGACCGCGCCTATGCGATTCAAGCCGGCCGGGAGCTGCGCGTGATGGTCAGTACCGAGCGCGTGTCGGACGACGGCGCGCGCGAACTCGGCAGGCAGGTCGCCAAGCAGATCGAAGCCGAGCTCAAGTACCCGGGAAGGATCAAGGTAACGGTGATTCGCGAGACGCGGGTGGTGGAGTATGCACGCTGA
- a CDS encoding TIGR00282 family metallophosphoesterase, translated as MTDRLQELIGAAAAPRRAPEPVRVLLIGDVVGPSGSRALFMHLARLKKRSRCDLVIANVENSAAGFGLTLAQADEYAGYGIDVMTTGNHIWQQREIWPRLESHDRLLRPHNYPPSVPGKGTCIVEAGGVKVGVLNLEGRVAMSHLDCPFRVARAEVAKLRKETPLVVVDMHAESVEEKEALALHLDGSVSAVVGTHTHVQTADERILPRGTAYLTDLGMTGPRDSVLGMKPDIVLRRVLSQMPLRMEVDEGPADICGALLSVDRVTGKAIALERIVEHARL; from the coding sequence GTGACTGACCGGCTGCAGGAGTTGATCGGGGCGGCGGCCGCGCCGCGCCGCGCGCCCGAGCCAGTGCGCGTATTGCTGATTGGTGACGTGGTCGGCCCGTCCGGGTCACGCGCCCTGTTCATGCACCTTGCGCGGCTCAAGAAGCGCAGTCGTTGTGACTTGGTCATTGCCAACGTCGAGAATTCCGCCGCCGGGTTCGGCCTGACGCTTGCGCAGGCGGACGAGTACGCCGGTTACGGCATCGACGTGATGACCACCGGCAATCACATCTGGCAACAGAGGGAGATCTGGCCGCGCCTGGAGAGCCACGATCGGCTGCTCAGGCCGCACAACTATCCGCCCTCGGTGCCCGGCAAGGGTACCTGTATCGTGGAAGCCGGCGGGGTCAAGGTCGGCGTACTGAACCTGGAGGGGAGAGTCGCCATGTCGCACCTCGATTGTCCGTTCCGCGTGGCGCGTGCCGAGGTCGCCAAGCTGCGCAAGGAGACGCCGCTGGTGGTGGTGGACATGCACGCGGAGAGCGTCGAGGAGAAGGAGGCGCTGGCGCTGCATCTCGACGGATCGGTGTCCGCCGTGGTCGGTACGCATACGCACGTACAGACGGCCGACGAGCGGATTCTCCCGCGCGGCACCGCCTACCTGACCGACCTGGGGATGACCGGCCCCCGCGACAGCGTGCTGGGTATGAAGCCGGACATCGTGCTGCGCCGCGTACTGAGCCAGATGCCGTTGCGCATGGAGGTCGACGAGGGACCGGCCGACATCTGCGGCGCGTTGCTGAGCGTGGACCGTGTCACCGGCAAGGCGATCGCCCTGGAACGAATAGTCGAGCACGCCCGCTTGTGA
- a CDS encoding TlyA family RNA methyltransferase, giving the protein MTTPGGVRRAHGARARTLLARLCELHPEPGREHWYAAVLCGEVRVDGERVRDPRRMVTDASAVAVQPEPPLASRAGYKLLHALERFRVPVAGKVVLDAGSATGGFTDCLLRRGARHVHCVDVAYGALAYRLRSDSRTTVHERTNVMHLQPGSLRPQPDGAVCDLSFRSLRGAAARLLNLTREGWLLALVKPQFEWRAATGPAHGAGTRRFDGLVRGAEAIAAVVRALQADLALEGVEFRRCTPAALPGRRGNREVLALLTAARSVPAEVSDMVDTVDTVDTVDTLRNELESY; this is encoded by the coding sequence GTGACCACGCCCGGCGGCGTCCGCCGGGCGCACGGCGCGCGCGCGCGGACACTGCTCGCCCGGCTGTGTGAACTGCACCCGGAGCCGGGGCGAGAGCACTGGTATGCGGCGGTGTTGTGCGGGGAGGTGCGGGTGGACGGCGAACGGGTACGGGATCCGCGGCGCATGGTCACCGACGCATCCGCGGTGGCGGTGCAGCCCGAGCCGCCGCTGGCCTCGCGCGCCGGCTACAAGCTGCTGCATGCGCTTGAGCGGTTCCGCGTGCCGGTGGCCGGCAAGGTGGTGCTCGATGCCGGTTCCGCGACCGGCGGGTTCACGGACTGCCTGCTGCGGCGCGGCGCGCGCCACGTGCATTGTGTCGACGTCGCATACGGGGCACTTGCCTATCGTCTGCGCAGCGATTCCCGCACCACCGTTCACGAGCGCACCAACGTGATGCATCTGCAACCCGGCAGTCTGCGGCCTCAGCCGGACGGCGCCGTGTGCGATCTGTCGTTCCGTTCCCTGCGCGGAGCGGCGGCCCGGCTGCTCAATCTCACCCGAGAGGGCTGGCTGCTCGCACTCGTCAAGCCGCAGTTCGAGTGGCGGGCCGCGACGGGCCCGGCACACGGCGCGGGGACGCGGCGGTTCGACGGGCTGGTACGGGGAGCCGAAGCGATCGCGGCCGTGGTCCGCGCACTGCAGGCCGACCTGGCGCTGGAAGGAGTCGAGTTCAGGCGCTGCACGCCGGCCGCGCTGCCCGGACGGCGCGGCAACCGGGAGGTGCTGGCGTTGCTCACCGCCGCGCGCTCCGTACCGGCCG